One window from the genome of Synechococcus sp. PROS-7-1 encodes:
- a CDS encoding TIGR03279 family radical SAM protein, whose product MWNEPSAGVAVAALDPSSAGRQPQPAVVASVEPGSIGEELGFEPGDQLLSINGVRPRDLIDYRYLTVEEDLILEVRDSAGALHRVELEKDADDGLGLAFTEALFDGLRQCTNRCPFCFIDQQPPGHRDSLYLKDDDYRLSFLYGSYLTLTNLSESDWTRIEEQRLTPLFVSVHATEPGLRSRLLDNPRAGDLLQQLDWFAHRGLQIHAQVVVCPGLNDGEALIRTLSDLARFGTGEWPAVLSAAVVPVGLTRFRPAEDGLRAVTPADARTVIEAVELLQARFQQQIGSRFAWLSDEWYLMAGQPLPPRSNYEDLPQQENGVGTIRAFLEALDQATETLPERIDSPLHSSWVVGRLVDRALAPVQARLNQVNGVSLTLHGLPSPYWGQDQVVTGLLTGEDLLKGLADQPLGDQLLLPSVMLRQGQPVFLDDMTLDQLQDQLPVPIRIVHGAADIVAAVLGQQPKTP is encoded by the coding sequence GTGTGGAATGAACCCTCTGCGGGTGTGGCCGTTGCTGCTCTCGATCCCTCCAGTGCTGGGCGTCAGCCCCAGCCTGCGGTTGTGGCATCAGTGGAACCTGGTTCGATCGGTGAGGAGCTCGGCTTCGAACCCGGCGATCAGCTGCTCAGCATCAATGGTGTTCGCCCACGAGATCTGATTGATTACCGCTATCTGACCGTTGAAGAGGATCTCATCCTTGAGGTACGAGACAGCGCTGGGGCGCTCCATCGCGTTGAACTCGAAAAGGATGCGGATGATGGCCTCGGGCTTGCGTTCACCGAGGCGCTGTTTGATGGCTTGCGGCAATGCACTAACCGCTGTCCGTTCTGTTTCATCGATCAGCAGCCGCCTGGGCATCGCGACAGCCTTTATCTGAAAGACGACGATTACAGGCTCAGTTTTTTATACGGCTCCTACCTGACGCTGACCAATCTCAGCGAAAGCGACTGGACTCGCATCGAAGAGCAACGCCTCACCCCCCTCTTCGTGTCGGTGCATGCGACAGAACCAGGCCTGCGCTCCCGACTGCTCGACAACCCCCGGGCGGGTGATCTGCTTCAACAGCTCGACTGGTTCGCGCACCGGGGATTGCAGATTCATGCGCAGGTGGTGGTCTGCCCAGGGCTTAACGATGGCGAGGCTTTGATCCGCACACTTTCCGACCTGGCGCGATTTGGGACTGGGGAATGGCCCGCCGTTCTCTCCGCCGCGGTTGTTCCTGTGGGGTTGACGCGCTTCCGGCCTGCTGAGGATGGTTTGCGGGCTGTCACGCCGGCAGATGCACGCACAGTGATTGAGGCTGTGGAATTGCTTCAAGCCCGATTCCAGCAACAGATCGGTAGTCGGTTCGCCTGGCTGTCTGATGAGTGGTATCTGATGGCTGGTCAGCCCTTGCCTCCGAGGAGTAACTACGAAGATCTCCCTCAACAGGAAAATGGTGTCGGCACGATTCGGGCCTTTCTTGAAGCCCTCGACCAGGCCACAGAGACGCTTCCCGAAAGGATCGACTCGCCTCTTCACAGCAGTTGGGTGGTGGGCCGTCTGGTGGATCGGGCTTTGGCCCCGGTGCAAGCACGCTTGAATCAGGTAAATGGCGTCTCGCTCACCTTGCATGGATTGCCAAGCCCTTACTGGGGCCAGGATCAGGTGGTGACAGGTCTCTTAACCGGAGAAGACCTGTTGAAAGGACTCGCGGATCAACCGTTGGGGGATCAGCTGCTTCTCCCCTCTGTGATGCTCCGCCAGGGCCAGCCTGTGTTCCTGGATGACATGACCCTGGATCAGTTGCAAGACCAACTGCCGGTGCCGATTCGGATCGTGCATGGAGCAGCTGACATCGTGGCTGCTGTTCTCGGTCAGCAGCCCAAAACCCCCTAA
- the psbU gene encoding photosystem II complex extrinsic protein PsbU → MKRLLSWLTGLVVMAGLLMTLAMPSDVQAADIRNVADDKIAERGDKVDLNNSSVRRFQQFPGMYPTLAGKIVLGGPYESVDDVLSLDLTDRQKELFEKYRDNFTVTAPSIALNEGFDRINDGQYR, encoded by the coding sequence ATGAAGCGTCTGCTGTCCTGGCTGACAGGTCTCGTGGTCATGGCTGGCTTGCTGATGACTCTGGCCATGCCCTCTGACGTTCAGGCCGCTGACATCCGCAATGTGGCTGACGACAAGATCGCCGAACGTGGCGACAAGGTTGATCTGAACAACTCATCCGTGCGGCGCTTCCAGCAATTCCCCGGGATGTATCCAACCCTGGCAGGCAAAATCGTGCTGGGCGGTCCTTACGAGAGTGTGGATGATGTGCTTTCTCTTGATCTCACCGATCGCCAGAAGGAACTGTTTGAGAAATATCGCGACAATTTCACTGTGACCGCACCCTCGATTGCCCTGAACGAGGGCTTCGACAGGATTAACGACGGGCAGTACCGCTAA
- a CDS encoding vitamin K epoxide reductase family protein — MAASRLTSRRRQDQGSKWVRIAMAVLATVGVIDTGSITLKRWGLLGNLTCPMGADGCDKVLNSPWGTLFQGDGFSVPLSFAGFLAYVAVLIMALVPLLPGLSENRGDLARRTWWGLFTVSLGMAVFSLVLVGLMVFKIQAFCFFCALSATLAILLLIFAVAGGGWDDPSKLFFRGFLLALVVLLGSLIWASVLDPERPDAAVTGAGAPPVVTTESTPSKVALADHLTATGAVMYSAYWCPHCHEQKEAFGKEAAQKLKVIECAADGQNNQRALCESKKIEGFPTWEINGKLDSGVKPLKVLARLSGFKGDSNF, encoded by the coding sequence ATGGCCGCCAGCAGACTCACCAGCCGCCGTCGTCAGGACCAAGGCTCCAAATGGGTACGGATCGCCATGGCCGTTCTGGCCACCGTGGGGGTGATTGACACAGGTTCGATCACCCTGAAGCGTTGGGGCCTGCTGGGGAACCTCACATGCCCGATGGGGGCAGACGGTTGCGACAAGGTGCTCAACAGTCCTTGGGGAACTCTCTTTCAGGGCGATGGTTTCAGTGTCCCGCTCTCGTTTGCGGGTTTTCTGGCTTACGTGGCCGTTTTGATCATGGCCCTGGTTCCTCTGCTCCCAGGACTGTCAGAAAACCGCGGTGATCTCGCCCGACGCACCTGGTGGGGACTCTTCACCGTGTCCCTGGGCATGGCGGTCTTCAGCCTCGTGCTGGTTGGCTTGATGGTGTTCAAGATTCAGGCGTTCTGTTTCTTCTGCGCGCTGTCAGCAACTCTTGCCATCCTTCTTTTGATTTTCGCCGTGGCTGGCGGGGGGTGGGACGACCCATCCAAGTTGTTCTTTCGTGGATTTTTACTGGCTCTTGTCGTGTTGCTGGGAAGTCTGATCTGGGCCTCCGTTCTCGATCCGGAGCGTCCGGATGCCGCTGTGACGGGTGCCGGTGCTCCTCCTGTGGTGACCACCGAAAGCACGCCGAGCAAGGTGGCTTTGGCAGACCATCTCACCGCTACCGGTGCCGTGATGTACAGCGCTTACTGGTGCCCCCATTGCCATGAGCAAAAGGAGGCGTTTGGGAAAGAAGCAGCGCAGAAGCTCAAGGTGATTGAGTGCGCCGCGGATGGCCAAAATAATCAGCGTGCACTCTGTGAGAGCAAGAAAATCGAGGGTTTCCCCACCTGGGAGATCAACGGCAAGCTTGATTCCGGCGTCAAGCCTTTGAAAGTGCTTGCCCGTTTGTCTGGCTTCAAGGGAGACAGCAACTTTTAG
- a CDS encoding DUF3120 domain-containing protein, producing MQNPALGKQRLPTTAVLASLPFWASALVVMPVFVQAPWVRQQPFSSCLFGLSLAVVGILLSLNAERSQQRDLGALILGFSGSWMAGSLFWGWLPAHPVLHLPVEAFALPLAVAGLNTRWRCACAFYLASLIGTAFTDLSMAISGVMTLWPDVVTATADQAPGLLRQAASQVLTPKSLLVVILAAALITRLVAECRSRADQFGDGSSAWAVATSVLFTTLVIDGVFLGVSLLAPGLSGLI from the coding sequence ATGCAAAACCCGGCCCTGGGCAAGCAGAGGCTCCCAACCACTGCAGTTTTGGCGTCCCTGCCCTTTTGGGCATCTGCTCTTGTGGTGATGCCTGTGTTCGTGCAAGCGCCATGGGTTCGTCAACAACCGTTCAGTTCCTGTCTGTTCGGGCTCAGTCTTGCTGTCGTGGGAATCCTGTTGAGCCTTAACGCTGAGCGGAGCCAACAGCGCGATCTCGGAGCCCTCATCTTGGGATTCAGTGGCAGTTGGATGGCGGGAAGTTTGTTTTGGGGATGGTTGCCTGCGCACCCAGTTCTGCATTTGCCGGTGGAGGCGTTCGCGCTTCCTCTGGCGGTGGCAGGACTGAACACCCGCTGGCGTTGCGCGTGTGCCTTTTACCTGGCGTCCTTGATTGGAACTGCCTTCACTGATCTCTCGATGGCCATCTCCGGGGTAATGACCCTCTGGCCTGATGTGGTGACGGCCACGGCCGACCAAGCACCCGGTCTGCTAAGGCAGGCAGCCTCTCAGGTCTTAACACCAAAGTCTCTCCTGGTCGTAATCCTTGCGGCGGCCTTGATTACCAGACTGGTGGCTGAATGCCGTTCCAGAGCTGATCAATTTGGAGACGGTTCTTCCGCATGGGCAGTGGCTACCTCGGTGCTGTTCACCACCTTGGTGATTGATGGGGTTTTCTTGGGGGTTTCTTTGCTGGCACCAGGCCTGAGCGGGCTCATCTGA
- a CDS encoding undecaprenyl-diphosphate phosphatase, protein MESAVSEPGLLEAIWRDFVLGVVQGLTEFLPISSTAHLKIVPVLAGWGDPGVSVTAVIQLGSIVAVIAYFRADLAGVLRGISGAVLRGQWREPEARLGIAMAIGTLPILFAGLAIKLYWPGYETSPLRSVPAIAGVSILMALLLALAERMGPRSKQLNQVQGRDGLVVGLAQVLALIPGVSRSGSTLTASLFDSWKRPDAARFSFLLGIPAITIAGLVELKDAFTEPSAGGVLPLMVGIVSAAVVSWLAIDWLLKFLQRHSTWVFVIYRLLFGVLLLAWWAGPGSN, encoded by the coding sequence TTGGAATCTGCGGTGTCGGAGCCCGGTCTTCTTGAAGCCATCTGGAGAGATTTCGTTCTCGGCGTAGTGCAGGGCCTCACTGAGTTCCTGCCCATCAGCAGCACAGCCCATCTCAAAATTGTGCCGGTGCTCGCCGGTTGGGGGGATCCAGGCGTCTCGGTGACCGCTGTGATCCAACTGGGCAGCATCGTTGCGGTAATCGCCTACTTCAGGGCGGATTTGGCCGGTGTTCTGCGCGGGATCAGTGGTGCTGTTCTGAGGGGGCAGTGGCGGGAGCCGGAGGCGCGACTGGGAATCGCCATGGCGATCGGCACCCTGCCCATCCTGTTTGCCGGACTTGCCATCAAGCTGTATTGGCCTGGTTACGAAACCTCGCCGCTGCGCAGCGTGCCCGCAATCGCCGGTGTGTCCATCCTGATGGCCCTGCTTCTTGCCCTCGCCGAACGCATGGGACCGCGCTCCAAGCAGCTCAATCAGGTGCAGGGCCGGGATGGGTTGGTTGTGGGATTGGCCCAGGTTCTGGCCCTGATTCCCGGTGTCTCTCGCTCCGGCAGCACACTCACCGCGTCGCTGTTTGACAGTTGGAAACGGCCCGACGCAGCTCGGTTTTCTTTTCTTCTGGGCATTCCGGCTATCACCATTGCGGGATTGGTTGAGCTCAAGGATGCGTTCACTGAGCCCAGTGCGGGGGGGGTGCTGCCCCTGATGGTTGGCATCGTTTCCGCAGCAGTGGTTTCATGGTTGGCCATCGATTGGTTGCTCAAGTTCCTGCAGCGACACAGCACCTGGGTGTTTGTGATCTATCGATTGCTTTTCGGAGTTCTTCTGCTGGCCTGGTGGGCTGGCCCTGGCTCAAACTGA
- the rimO gene encoding 30S ribosomal protein S12 methylthiotransferase RimO, translating into MSPDRSSGRDGANTRPTVAFAHLGCEKNRVDTEHMLGLLSEAGYGVSSDESDASVVVVNTCSFIQDAREESVRTLVGLAEQGKELIIAGCLAQHFQEELLESLPEAKAIVGTGDYQHIVEVLERVEAGERVNRVSSTPTFVADERLPRHRTTGEAVAYLKVAEGCDYRCAFCIIPHLRGNQRSRPIESIVAEAHQLAAEGVKELILISQITTNYGLDLYGRPRLADLLHALGDVEIPWIRVHYAYPTGLTNEVISAYRDVPNVLPYLDLPLQHSHPDVLRAMNRPWQADVNERLLDQIRSQLPDAVLRTTLIVGFPGETQEQFEHLASFLERQRFDHVGVFTFSPEQGTTAADLPNPVDADIALARKDRLMTLQQPISAAANARWVGRTVDALVEQHNPATGAMIGRCARFAPEVDGEVHIEPRADGLQAAPGTMIPVQITGSDIYDLRAEIVGAASMVASARSAL; encoded by the coding sequence ATGTCCCCGGACCGAAGTTCTGGCCGAGACGGGGCCAACACCAGACCAACCGTGGCGTTTGCCCATTTGGGCTGCGAGAAGAACCGAGTCGATACCGAACACATGCTCGGTCTTCTGAGTGAAGCGGGCTACGGCGTGAGCAGCGATGAATCCGACGCGAGCGTGGTGGTTGTGAACACCTGCAGCTTCATCCAAGACGCCAGGGAGGAATCCGTACGGACACTGGTCGGACTGGCAGAACAAGGGAAGGAATTGATCATCGCCGGATGCCTGGCCCAGCACTTTCAGGAAGAGCTTCTGGAGTCCCTCCCCGAAGCAAAGGCCATTGTGGGAACTGGCGACTACCAGCACATCGTGGAGGTGCTGGAAAGGGTGGAAGCTGGCGAACGCGTGAACCGCGTCAGCAGCACGCCGACATTCGTGGCCGATGAGCGACTACCGCGCCATCGCACCACTGGCGAGGCCGTGGCCTACCTGAAAGTTGCCGAGGGCTGCGACTACCGCTGCGCCTTCTGCATCATTCCCCACCTCCGGGGGAATCAGCGCTCAAGACCAATCGAATCGATCGTGGCCGAAGCGCATCAGCTGGCCGCAGAAGGCGTGAAAGAACTGATCCTGATCAGCCAGATCACAACCAATTACGGCCTGGATCTTTATGGGCGCCCCCGATTGGCAGATCTGCTGCACGCCCTCGGGGACGTGGAGATTCCCTGGATCCGAGTTCACTACGCCTACCCAACAGGCCTGACGAACGAGGTCATCAGTGCGTACAGGGACGTGCCCAATGTGCTGCCCTACTTGGACTTGCCACTGCAACACAGCCATCCGGACGTGCTGCGCGCCATGAATCGCCCCTGGCAAGCCGATGTGAACGAGCGCCTGCTTGATCAGATCAGAAGCCAGTTACCCGATGCGGTGCTGCGCACCACCTTGATCGTGGGCTTTCCAGGGGAAACTCAGGAGCAGTTCGAGCATTTGGCGAGTTTTCTGGAGCGGCAGCGGTTCGATCACGTCGGGGTGTTCACCTTTTCTCCGGAGCAGGGAACGACTGCAGCCGATTTGCCCAATCCCGTCGACGCCGACATCGCTTTAGCCAGGAAAGATCGCCTCATGACGCTTCAGCAACCCATCTCTGCGGCGGCCAACGCTCGCTGGGTCGGCCGCACGGTCGATGCTCTAGTCGAACAGCACAACCCTGCAACCGGCGCCATGATCGGACGCTGTGCCCGCTTCGCACCAGAGGTGGATGGGGAGGTTCATATCGAACCCAGGGCCGACGGACTGCAGGCTGCTCCAGGGACCATGATCCCAGTCCAAATCACTGGATCTGACATCTACGACCTCCGCGCAGAGATCGTGGGAGCTGCGTCGATGGTCGCCTCGGCGCGGTCTGCCCTGTGA
- a CDS encoding DUF4346 domain-containing protein, translating into MTDGTPSLDDQLSQRFIALDPSGYFLIRVDADAGQLVAEHFPNDVDSKGRAIDPETGEVLSCRGGNQRTPAVCYRGRTAKELGIALTEGEGPHPVSRLDHALYLGRELQKAEACLVQGRPYVQD; encoded by the coding sequence ATGACAGATGGCACCCCTTCCCTCGATGACCAGCTCTCCCAGCGCTTCATTGCCCTGGATCCAAGCGGCTACTTTCTAATCCGGGTCGATGCCGATGCAGGGCAGCTGGTTGCCGAGCACTTCCCGAACGACGTTGATTCCAAAGGCCGCGCCATCGATCCCGAGACCGGAGAGGTGCTCAGCTGCCGTGGCGGCAACCAACGCACACCAGCCGTTTGTTACCGAGGCCGAACAGCCAAAGAGTTGGGAATTGCGCTCACCGAAGGAGAGGGCCCTCATCCGGTCAGCCGACTTGATCATGCCCTCTATCTCGGGCGGGAACTGCAGAAAGCTGAGGCCTGCCTCGTGCAAGGAAGGCCTTACGTTCAGGATTGA
- a CDS encoding MFS transporter: protein MSSRGLHERQRIIFLIASGVSTAGSFAGLTAKGWILMDETAAPMVLALHFAALSLPTLLVSGPAGVRTDRIGCETVLIQAQWALLGAGLIGAVAIPWLDGLPQVLMLLASTLLVGIAGAYELTARNKYCALLVDDNTQLAPFLTSFSVVFNVGKLVGPPIGGWLVTLTGPATALTLDAATYLLPIASVIWLLHPRLEQEQRSTSAEESSLAVAWRDCGSTLRHVVVFTGLMCVVGFFHPGLAPLIAAQELGTDPMDLGLFTSVLALGSIAGGLILQRNSHRFCRRPSLTLAGFGLVTAVAQLGMARGGTVPFILLMTLLIGAGTAGLLSSSNLITQVGSSQILRGRMAGLSQIAFLGGGGISGLIAAQLSISVGLPTTFAITGGIGVVLALLEIRRRGSIVLTEIRSV from the coding sequence GTGAGCAGTCGGGGACTGCACGAACGCCAACGCATCATCTTCCTGATCGCCTCCGGCGTCAGCACCGCCGGATCCTTCGCCGGATTGACAGCGAAGGGGTGGATCCTCATGGATGAAACGGCAGCGCCCATGGTGCTAGCACTGCACTTTGCAGCACTCTCACTGCCAACGCTTCTGGTCAGCGGGCCGGCAGGTGTGCGCACCGATCGCATCGGCTGTGAAACGGTGTTGATCCAGGCGCAATGGGCGTTGCTGGGGGCTGGCCTGATCGGAGCAGTCGCCATTCCTTGGCTGGATGGACTGCCCCAGGTGCTGATGTTGCTGGCCAGCACTCTCCTGGTGGGAATCGCAGGGGCCTACGAACTCACAGCTCGAAACAAATATTGCGCTCTTCTGGTTGATGACAACACCCAGCTCGCTCCTTTTCTGACCAGTTTCTCCGTGGTTTTCAACGTGGGCAAATTGGTGGGTCCCCCGATTGGTGGCTGGCTGGTCACACTCACGGGCCCAGCCACGGCGTTAACCCTCGATGCAGCCACCTATCTTCTGCCGATCGCCAGCGTGATCTGGCTTCTGCATCCGAGGCTTGAGCAGGAGCAGCGCAGCACATCGGCCGAGGAATCGTCGCTTGCAGTGGCCTGGAGAGACTGCGGCTCAACCTTGCGCCATGTGGTTGTGTTTACGGGATTGATGTGTGTTGTGGGCTTTTTCCACCCAGGCCTGGCCCCGTTGATCGCCGCCCAGGAGTTGGGAACAGACCCGATGGATCTGGGGCTGTTCACCAGTGTCCTGGCCTTGGGAAGCATTGCCGGAGGGCTGATCCTCCAGCGCAACAGTCACCGCTTCTGCAGGCGCCCATCGCTCACGCTGGCGGGATTTGGCCTGGTCACCGCCGTAGCTCAACTGGGCATGGCACGAGGGGGAACTGTGCCTTTCATCCTCTTAATGACCCTCTTAATCGGTGCTGGCACCGCGGGATTACTCAGCAGCAGCAATCTCATCACCCAGGTGGGATCCAGTCAGATCTTGCGGGGCCGGATGGCCGGCCTCAGTCAGATCGCCTTCCTTGGCGGGGGAGGAATCAGCGGCCTGATTGCCGCGCAGCTGAGCATCAGCGTTGGGCTTCCCACCACATTTGCCATTACTGGCGGGATCGGGGTTGTGCTGGCGTTGCTGGAAATTCGCCGCCGCGGCAGCATCGTGCTCACGGAGATCAGATCAGTTTGA
- a CDS encoding B12-binding domain-containing radical SAM protein yields the protein MRTLFIYPLFPKTFWSYEKILELVNRKVLLPPLGLVTVAALLPQEWEMKLVDRNVREVTEAEWNWAELVVISGMIVQKDDMQVQIEEAKRRGLPVAVGGPYASSTPDAPEIADADFKVLDEGEITLPMFIEAIQRGDSSGRFSSEGEKPDVTSTPIPRFDLLELDAYDSMSVQFSRGCPFNCEFCDIIVLYGRKPRTKTPDQLVAELQSLYDLGWRRSIFLVDDNFIGNKRNAKLLLPEIKRWQEERGYPFSFATEASVDLADDDEMMRMMHEARFESVFLGIETPDEASLETSRKIQNTRNPLDAAVDRITANGIRVMAGFIIGFDGEKEGAGRRIVEFVTRTGIPAAMMGMLQALPNTALWYRLEKEGRLIQDKDAAKGVNQTNLLNFKPTRPIRDIANEYVEAFCALYEPNAYMDRVYSYYLKMGAPRWKGSTQLPSLTDLKALSIVIWRQGLKRSTRGRFWRYMFGMATQNPALLEQFLVVLAHNEHFLEYRSIVQSEIREQLESLPPEEPSESKELQPV from the coding sequence ATGCGCACCCTGTTCATCTATCCCCTGTTCCCGAAGACGTTCTGGAGCTACGAAAAGATCCTTGAACTGGTGAACCGCAAGGTTCTGCTCCCACCCCTCGGACTTGTCACCGTGGCAGCTCTGCTCCCCCAGGAGTGGGAGATGAAGCTGGTTGACCGCAATGTTCGCGAGGTCACAGAAGCCGAGTGGAACTGGGCTGAATTGGTCGTGATCTCCGGAATGATCGTCCAGAAGGACGACATGCAGGTACAGATCGAAGAAGCCAAGCGTCGCGGTCTTCCAGTCGCCGTCGGTGGTCCCTACGCCAGCTCAACACCTGACGCCCCCGAAATCGCGGATGCTGATTTCAAGGTTCTGGATGAAGGTGAAATTACCCTCCCGATGTTTATCGAGGCCATCCAAAGGGGAGACAGCAGCGGGCGGTTCAGCTCAGAAGGAGAAAAGCCTGATGTGACATCCACCCCAATCCCCCGCTTCGACTTGCTCGAACTCGACGCTTATGACTCCATGAGCGTGCAGTTTTCCCGGGGCTGTCCCTTCAACTGCGAATTTTGCGACATCATCGTTCTCTACGGCCGTAAGCCCCGCACCAAAACGCCAGACCAGCTGGTGGCCGAGCTTCAGAGCCTCTACGACCTCGGCTGGAGACGATCGATCTTCCTTGTGGATGACAACTTCATTGGCAACAAGCGCAATGCCAAGTTGCTGCTTCCGGAGATCAAACGCTGGCAGGAAGAGCGTGGTTATCCCTTCAGCTTCGCCACAGAGGCTTCAGTGGATCTTGCCGATGACGACGAGATGATGCGCATGATGCATGAAGCTCGTTTCGAAAGTGTGTTCCTCGGCATTGAAACGCCCGATGAAGCCAGCCTCGAAACCTCTCGAAAGATTCAAAACACGCGCAATCCACTGGACGCGGCTGTGGATCGCATCACCGCCAATGGCATCCGTGTTATGGCTGGATTCATCATCGGTTTCGATGGTGAAAAAGAAGGTGCCGGGCGTCGCATCGTGGAATTCGTCACGCGGACAGGAATCCCCGCGGCGATGATGGGCATGCTGCAGGCTCTCCCCAATACAGCTCTTTGGTATCGCCTCGAGAAGGAAGGTCGCCTGATTCAAGACAAGGACGCCGCAAAAGGCGTTAATCAGACCAACCTTTTGAATTTCAAACCCACCAGACCGATCCGAGACATCGCCAATGAGTACGTGGAGGCTTTCTGCGCTCTGTATGAGCCCAATGCCTACATGGATCGGGTGTATTCCTATTACTTGAAGATGGGCGCTCCACGCTGGAAGGGATCGACCCAGCTACCGAGCTTGACCGATCTCAAAGCCCTGTCGATCGTGATCTGGCGTCAGGGCCTCAAGAGAAGCACCCGCGGACGCTTCTGGCGTTACATGTTTGGCATGGCCACGCAGAATCCAGCACTGCTGGAGCAGTTCCTGGTGGTTCTGGCGCATAACGAGCACTTCCTTGAGTACCGCTCGATTGTTCAAAGTGAAATCAGGGAACAGCTGGAATCACTTCCACCAGAAGAACCAAGCGAATCCAAGGAACTTCAACCCGTCTGA
- the nadB gene encoding L-aspartate oxidase yields the protein MSRERSTSQDPIHNGPWDVVVVGAGAAGLMTCLELPPELNVLLLNRNAGKRSSSRWAQGGIAAVTGPGDSQFLHGDDTLKAGAGLCDGDAVRLLVDQAPHCVERLLALGMAFDRNRDGSLATTLEAAHSQHRVLHVQDRTGRALVDVLRERVEARPGLVHRRGVRVTQLWVDNQRCCGVQILDGPWLHWVPARAVVLATGGGGHLYTNTTNPPQACGEGVVLSWQAGAAVDDLEFVQFHPTALKLADAPCFLISEAVRGEGAVLVDPSGRSPVAMLPQRDLAPRDQVSRALLRCMRDQGLSSLGLDLSPISAEQAERRFPTILERCREYGLHPLHNPIPVAPAAHYWMGGVATDLQAATTIPGLFAVGEVACTGVHGANRLASNSLMECLVFAGRLRNIALNDRSRPIISCKGPEPFPMSSPGPAAESLNRSINALRSACWDMAGVDRRVSGMQQTLRELLKDNDALQCSPLLEAMRNQDKDRCFQLEETCRSNINLLLDLHHRQQASRLLLEACLFRTESRGGHFRSDAPTPLPQWRCHSRQVKGALIHTRPVTD from the coding sequence ATGAGCAGAGAGCGATCAACATCTCAGGATCCGATCCATAACGGCCCCTGGGATGTTGTGGTTGTTGGAGCAGGCGCTGCAGGTCTGATGACCTGCCTGGAGCTCCCTCCTGAGCTGAACGTCCTGCTTCTCAACAGGAATGCTGGTAAGCGCTCGTCAAGCCGCTGGGCGCAAGGGGGCATCGCCGCGGTGACGGGTCCTGGAGATTCTCAGTTCCTTCATGGGGACGACACCCTGAAGGCTGGAGCCGGTCTTTGTGATGGCGATGCCGTCCGTCTCCTGGTGGACCAGGCACCCCACTGCGTTGAACGGTTGCTTGCCCTCGGCATGGCATTCGACCGCAATCGCGATGGGTCCCTTGCGACCACCCTTGAAGCAGCCCATAGCCAGCATCGTGTGTTGCACGTGCAGGACCGCACCGGCAGGGCTTTGGTGGATGTTCTTCGAGAGCGCGTCGAAGCCAGACCCGGCCTGGTGCATCGCCGCGGTGTCCGGGTCACTCAACTTTGGGTCGATAACCAACGCTGCTGCGGCGTTCAGATTCTTGATGGCCCTTGGCTTCACTGGGTTCCAGCCCGAGCGGTCGTGCTGGCCACTGGAGGAGGAGGCCATCTCTACACCAACACCACGAATCCACCTCAGGCCTGTGGTGAAGGCGTTGTGCTCTCGTGGCAAGCCGGTGCTGCAGTTGACGATCTCGAATTTGTTCAGTTCCATCCCACGGCGCTCAAACTCGCTGACGCGCCCTGCTTCCTGATCTCAGAAGCCGTTCGTGGCGAAGGCGCCGTCTTGGTGGATCCCTCAGGACGAAGTCCTGTGGCAATGCTTCCCCAACGTGATCTTGCCCCACGCGATCAGGTGAGCCGAGCCCTGCTGCGATGCATGCGCGACCAGGGATTGAGCAGTCTGGGGCTGGATCTCTCACCAATTTCAGCAGAGCAGGCCGAACGACGCTTTCCGACGATTCTTGAGCGCTGCCGGGAGTACGGACTCCATCCTTTGCACAATCCGATCCCGGTGGCACCTGCCGCGCACTACTGGATGGGAGGAGTGGCCACGGACCTACAGGCCGCTACAACCATTCCCGGCCTTTTCGCCGTTGGGGAGGTGGCGTGCACCGGGGTGCATGGTGCCAACAGGCTGGCCAGCAACTCATTAATGGAGTGTCTTGTATTTGCTGGACGACTCAGGAACATCGCGCTGAACGACCGGAGCAGACCAATCATTTCTTGTAAAGGTCCGGAACCTTTCCCGATGTCCTCGCCTGGGCCTGCTGCTGAATCCCTCAACCGATCGATCAACGCGCTCCGATCAGCTTGCTGGGACATGGCCGGAGTCGATCGACGCGTGAGCGGGATGCAGCAGACCTTGCGAGAGCTGCTCAAAGACAACGACGCGCTGCAATGCAGCCCGCTGCTTGAGGCGATGCGAAACCAGGACAAAGATCGATGCTTCCAACTGGAGGAAACCTGCCGCAGCAACATCAACCTTCTCCTCGACCTTCACCACCGCCAGCAGGCAAGCCGACTGCTGCTGGAGGCTTGCCTCTTCCGTACCGAAAGCCGGGGAGGCCACTTCCGAAGTGATGCCCCAACACCGCTTCCGCAGTGGCGTTGCCACAGTCGCCAGGTCAAGGGCGCCCTCATCCACACCCGGCCAGTCACCGATTGA